In the genome of Granulibacter bethesdensis CGDNIH1, one region contains:
- a CDS encoding glycosyltransferase family 2 protein, whose amino-acid sequence MSEIKTSCSALSPTPQEGDPVFSIVVPCYNEQDGLEMFHTRLASVMDGMGESWEVVYVNDGSRDRTLDVMQTLRRADPRISVVGLSRNFGKEIATTAGLDHARGQAVIVTDADLQDPPELIPELVAQWRQGFDMVYAQRRVREGETWLKKATANAFYNLMTRLGDVSLPPNAGDFRLMSRRAVDALLRLREQHRFMKGLFAWIGYPSVAVQYDRAPRAVGESKWSYWKLWNLALEGITGFTVVPLKLATYLGILVALFAVLYGGNIVLSKLFFGNPVPGYPSLMAVVLFLGGVQLMTLGVIGEYLGRVFNETKRRPLYFVERHLPSDPSMTPPYVGDSVRG is encoded by the coding sequence GTCTTTTCCATCGTGGTCCCGTGCTACAATGAGCAGGACGGGCTGGAGATGTTCCATACCCGGCTTGCCTCCGTCATGGATGGGATGGGGGAGAGCTGGGAGGTGGTCTATGTCAATGATGGCAGCCGTGACCGCACGCTCGATGTAATGCAAACTCTGCGTCGGGCCGATCCCCGCATCAGCGTGGTTGGCCTGTCCCGTAATTTCGGCAAGGAAATCGCCACCACCGCGGGACTGGATCATGCACGCGGTCAGGCGGTCATCGTCACCGATGCGGATTTGCAGGATCCGCCGGAATTGATCCCGGAACTGGTCGCGCAATGGCGGCAGGGTTTCGACATGGTCTATGCCCAGCGCCGTGTCAGGGAAGGCGAGACCTGGCTGAAAAAAGCAACGGCGAATGCTTTTTACAACCTGATGACGCGCCTCGGGGATGTCAGCCTGCCCCCCAATGCCGGGGATTTTCGTCTGATGAGCCGCCGTGCGGTGGATGCTCTGCTGCGTCTGAGGGAGCAGCATCGCTTCATGAAGGGCCTGTTCGCCTGGATCGGCTATCCCTCTGTTGCTGTTCAGTATGATCGCGCGCCCCGTGCGGTGGGCGAGTCCAAATGGTCGTACTGGAAGCTGTGGAACCTCGCGCTGGAGGGGATCACCGGCTTTACCGTCGTGCCGCTGAAGCTGGCGACATATCTCGGTATTCTGGTTGCGCTGTTCGCGGTGCTGTATGGCGGCAATATCGTGCTGTCCAAGCTGTTCTTCGGCAATCCCGTGCCGGGTTATCCCAGCCTGATGGCAGTGGTGCTGTTTCTGGGTGGTGTGCAGTTGATGACGCTGGGCGTGATCGGGGAATATCTCGGCCGCGTGTTCAACGAGACCAAGCGCCGTCCGCTCTATTTCGTGGAGCGTCATCTGCCGAGCGATCCCTCAATGACGCCTCCCTATGTCGGAGACTCCGTGCGTGGCTGA
- a CDS encoding pyridoxal phosphate-dependent decarboxylase family protein, with amino-acid sequence MSETPCVADGLDPDDWDALRSLGHRMLDDMFDHLAGARSGAVWRPLPHQVRDVFKTPAPRDGSSLESVYEQFRNDVQPYATGNIHPRFMGWVHGGGTAVGMLADMLAAGLNANLGGRDHAPVEVERQVIRWSAELLGMPSETSGILVTGSSMANFIGILVARLAALGPQVRHEGVGQSGFTAYAGANAHGCIPRAMDMAGFGSDALRSVPLDDAHCMRLDALAAMVAEDRAQGRLPALVIATAGSVDTGAIDDLDALATFCAAEGMRLHVDGAFGAMLALSPVLRHRVNGLARADSIAFDFHKWPQVPYDAGCVLVRDPVLHRQAFAQDLAYLRRDIRGLSGGAPWPCDLGPDLSRGFRALKVWMMLKTYGADRLGAVVETCCDVATHLAARVAAEPELELLAPLPGQNGLNVVCFRFIAAPGDLDRLNIELVADVQESGVAVPSTTHLRGTLAIRAAIVNHRTRREDADILVNAVLKAGRCRVSQLVATG; translated from the coding sequence ATGTCGGAGACTCCGTGCGTGGCTGACGGGCTGGATCCTGATGACTGGGACGCGTTACGCAGCCTTGGTCATCGTATGCTGGATGACATGTTCGACCATCTGGCCGGCGCACGCTCCGGAGCGGTGTGGCGGCCTTTGCCTCATCAGGTGAGGGATGTGTTCAAAACGCCTGCCCCGCGTGATGGCAGCAGTCTGGAATCCGTCTACGAACAGTTCCGCAATGATGTGCAACCTTATGCGACCGGGAATATTCATCCGCGCTTCATGGGCTGGGTGCATGGTGGCGGCACGGCGGTCGGGATGCTGGCGGATATGCTGGCGGCCGGGCTGAACGCCAATCTGGGCGGGCGGGATCATGCTCCGGTCGAGGTGGAGCGGCAGGTGATCCGCTGGTCGGCTGAACTGTTGGGCATGCCGTCAGAAACCTCCGGTATTCTGGTGACCGGCTCCTCCATGGCGAATTTCATCGGCATTCTCGTGGCGCGTCTGGCGGCGCTCGGGCCGCAGGTGCGTCATGAAGGGGTCGGGCAGAGCGGCTTCACCGCTTATGCCGGGGCTAATGCCCATGGTTGTATTCCCCGTGCGATGGATATGGCCGGGTTCGGCAGCGATGCCTTGCGTTCGGTGCCGCTGGATGATGCGCATTGCATGAGGCTGGATGCTCTGGCTGCCATGGTGGCTGAAGATCGGGCGCAGGGGAGGCTGCCTGCTCTGGTCATTGCCACGGCGGGAAGTGTCGATACCGGGGCTATCGACGATCTGGATGCGCTGGCCACATTCTGTGCTGCCGAAGGGATGCGGCTGCATGTCGATGGAGCGTTCGGGGCGATGCTGGCCCTCTCGCCCGTGTTGCGCCATCGTGTGAATGGCCTGGCACGGGCCGATTCCATCGCGTTTGATTTCCATAAATGGCCGCAGGTACCCTACGACGCAGGCTGCGTGCTTGTGCGCGATCCCGTATTGCACCGGCAGGCTTTTGCGCAGGATCTGGCTTATCTGCGGCGCGATATCCGGGGCTTGTCCGGTGGCGCGCCATGGCCATGCGATCTTGGGCCGGATTTGTCACGCGGGTTTCGGGCGCTGAAAGTCTGGATGATGCTCAAAACCTACGGCGCCGACCGTCTCGGCGCGGTGGTAGAGACGTGCTGCGACGTCGCCACCCATTTGGCCGCGCGGGTGGCGGCTGAGCCGGAGCTGGAGTTGCTGGCCCCGCTGCCTGGGCAGAATGGCCTGAATGTTGTGTGTTTCCGTTTTATCGCCGCCCCGGGTGATCTCGACCGTCTGAACATAGAGCTGGTCGCGGATGTTCAGGAATCCGGTGTTGCGGTCCCCTCAACAACGCATTTACGGGGGACGCTCGCGATTCGTGCTGCCATCGTCAATCATCGGACGAGGCGGGAGGATGCCGATATTCTGGTAAATGCAGTGTTGAAAGCCGGACGCTGCCGTGTCAGCCAGTTGGTGGCAACCGGCTGA
- a CDS encoding LysR family transcriptional regulator, with product MDWDKLRVFHAVAEAGSFTHAGDTLNLSQSAVSRQISALEEALQVPLFHRHARGLILTEQGESLNRTVREVFAKLAMTEALLTESKEKPAGRLKVTTTVGFGASWLAPRLHQFLAAYPDVSLSLLLDDADLDLAMREADVAIRMHPPKQPDLVQRHLMTIKWHVVGTPAYFEQHGRPQSVEDLDNHRLILFGDYHSPVNNINWLAEAGRKSGTPRRPLLDVNSLQAMALAIQSGLGIGALPDYMSNEMDGLERVLPEIESPKIDVYFVYPEELRSSKRVSVFRDFLLGKLAELG from the coding sequence ATGGACTGGGACAAACTGCGCGTCTTCCACGCCGTGGCTGAAGCAGGCAGCTTTACGCATGCTGGCGATACGTTGAACCTGAGCCAGTCTGCCGTGTCCCGCCAGATTTCGGCACTGGAGGAGGCCCTTCAGGTTCCCTTGTTTCACCGGCATGCCCGCGGCCTGATCCTGACCGAGCAAGGCGAAAGCCTGAACCGTACCGTGCGCGAAGTTTTTGCCAAACTGGCTATGACCGAGGCCCTGCTGACCGAAAGCAAGGAAAAGCCCGCCGGTCGTCTGAAAGTCACCACCACGGTCGGCTTTGGCGCTTCATGGCTGGCACCCCGCCTGCACCAATTCCTGGCCGCATATCCAGACGTGTCGCTGTCACTGCTGCTGGATGATGCCGATCTCGATCTGGCGATGCGGGAGGCCGATGTGGCCATCCGTATGCATCCGCCCAAGCAGCCTGATCTGGTGCAGCGCCATCTGATGACCATCAAATGGCATGTGGTCGGCACACCTGCCTATTTCGAGCAGCATGGTCGGCCGCAATCAGTGGAAGACCTCGACAATCACCGGCTGATTTTGTTTGGCGACTATCACTCGCCGGTCAACAACATCAACTGGCTGGCCGAAGCCGGGCGCAAGAGCGGCACACCGCGACGTCCGTTGCTGGATGTCAACTCACTCCAGGCGATGGCGCTGGCCATTCAGTCCGGTCTGGGGATCGGGGCCCTGCCCGATTACATGAGCAACGAAATGGACGGGCTGGAGCGCGTGCTGCCGGAGATCGAATCTCCCAAGATCGACGTGTATTTCGTCTATCCGGAGGAGCTGCGCAGTTCCAAGCGCGTTTCCGTATTCCGTGACTTTTTGCTTGGCAAGCTGGCCGAACTCGGCTGA